Proteins encoded within one genomic window of Cucumis sativus cultivar 9930 chromosome 3, Cucumber_9930_V3, whole genome shotgun sequence:
- the LOC101209149 gene encoding uncharacterized protein LOC101209149 has protein sequence MSERNHLSATLSAAVMETAEEQEAVLFHSYPCAYYVQSPSTLSHANSSDIRNPAEVSTCHSPLPSDTFPNAHHHHHRNPTQEASRFTLSHYSSSRGSNHGAGTDNGEARLIVGRGNGGDCEEEEEEGEGNEEGYYGKRKRGCWKRYFTYRNSDSNAWICLQLSWRAIFSMGIALLVFYIVTNPPSPIITVKVGEIEEFMLGEGVDKTGVGTKILTCNCTMDVIVDNHSKLFGLHILPPSLHMSFGPLPIAASQGPRLYAESGRTRFRLSVGTSNKAMYGAGRDMEDKLDSGIGLELTIRLNFISNYRVVWKFISPHFHRHVQCLLLLRKPYDRNPHTRSFNSTCFTS, from the exons ATGTCAGAGAGAAATCATCTCTCCGCCACTCTGTCCGCCGCCGTGATGGAGACTGCCGAAGAGCAAGAAGCCGTTCTCTTCCACTCTTATCCATGTGCTTACTACGTACAAAGCCCCTCCACTCTCTCCCACGCCAACAGCTCCGACATTCGGAACCCTGCCGAGGTCTCCACTTGCCACTCCCCTCTCCCCTCCGACACTTTTCCCAACGCccatcaccaccaccaccgcAACCCGACGCAGGAAGCCTCTCGCTTTACTCTCTCCCACTACTCGTCCTCCCGTGGCTCAAACCATGGGGCTGGGACAGACAATGGCGAGGCTCGGCTGATTGTGGGTCGTGGCAATGGTGGAGATTGcgaggaggaagaggaggaaggGGAGGGAAACGAGGAAGGGTATTAtgggaagagaaaaagaggtTGTTGGAAGAGGTATTTTACGTATAGGAATTCGGATTCTAATGCATGGATTTGCTTGCAATTGAGTTGGAGGGCAATTTTCAGCATGGGAATTGCTTTGCTTGTCTTTTACATTGTCACTAATCCTCCTTCACCAATCATTACTGTTAag GTGGGAGAAATAGAAGAGTTTATGTTAGGGGAAGGAGTGGACAAAACAGGGGTTGGGACTAAGATTCTAACATGCAATTGCACAATGGATGTAATTGTGGACAATCACTCTAAGCTTTTTGGCCTTCACATCCTTCCTCCATCTCTTCATATGTCTTTTGGCCCTCTTCCCATTGCAGCTTCACAA GGTCCAAGATTGTATGCTGAGAGTGGAAGGACGAGGTTCCGATTGAGTGTGGGCACAAGCAATAAGGCAATGTATGGTGCGGGGAGGGACATGGAAGACAAGCTTGATTCAGGGATCGGATTGGAGCTTACAATTCGactcaatttcatttcaaattatagGGTTGTTTGGAAATTCATAAGCCCACATTTTCATCGTCATGTCCAATGCTTGTTGCTCCTTCGCAAACCCTACGATAGAAACCCTCACACCCGATCATTTAATAGTACTTGCTTCACTTCTTGA